The following proteins come from a genomic window of Streptomyces liliiviolaceus:
- a CDS encoding helix-turn-helix transcriptional regulator has protein sequence MGVRLMVVDDHRLLAEALASALKLRGHRVLAAAAPAAGAAELVITRAPEVCLIGTATPAEPGIFDPVVKIKRERPQVAVLVLGPVPNPRGIAAAFAAGASGYVRHDERIEGVERAIMKARAGEAAVAPQLLQGAFSELLNPAAQPDDEGQRLLQMLTPREVEVLVRVADGEDTRLIAAGMGIAPSTARTHVQRVLMKLGVGSRLEAAALAARTGLLDRAGPVSQHSTTGPAPEL, from the coding sequence ATGGGAGTGCGGCTCATGGTGGTCGACGACCACCGACTGCTCGCCGAGGCGCTCGCCTCGGCCTTGAAACTGCGCGGGCACCGCGTGCTGGCCGCGGCCGCGCCCGCCGCGGGAGCGGCGGAGCTGGTGATCACCAGGGCACCCGAGGTGTGCCTGATCGGCACGGCCACGCCTGCCGAACCGGGCATCTTCGACCCGGTGGTGAAGATCAAACGGGAGCGGCCGCAGGTCGCGGTGCTGGTCCTCGGACCGGTGCCCAACCCGCGGGGCATCGCCGCCGCGTTCGCCGCCGGCGCCTCCGGTTACGTACGGCACGACGAACGCATAGAGGGTGTCGAGCGCGCCATCATGAAGGCACGCGCGGGGGAGGCCGCGGTGGCGCCGCAGCTCCTCCAGGGCGCCTTCAGCGAACTGCTCAACCCGGCCGCGCAGCCCGACGACGAGGGCCAGCGGCTGCTCCAGATGCTGACGCCCCGCGAGGTGGAGGTGCTGGTGCGGGTGGCCGACGGCGAGGACACGCGGCTCATCGCGGCCGGTATGGGCATAGCGCCGAGCACCGCCCGCACGCACGTCCAGCGGGTACTGATGAAGCTGGGCGTGGGCTCCCGCCTTGAGGCGGCCGCCCTGGCGGC